In Candidatus Marinimicrobia bacterium CG08_land_8_20_14_0_20_45_22, a single window of DNA contains:
- a CDS encoding RNA pseudouridine synthase, which translates to MRQSRSEQAYHSGKTNDHVLGTKSFFQKKDQDSDISRNVSNQLRTFVVAQESDTRLDIFLSDRIQTLSRSKISNLIRTGLVTVNRATVKSGYSLRGGDEINVVLPTPEPSEIPPENIPIRVLYEDEYFIAVDKAPGMVVHPGAGVFLGTLTGALRNYTDRLSMVNGPLKPGLVHRLDKDTSGVIIAAKSDESYWKIARLFADREIYKEYRALVWGTPEPHIGLIDAPIGRSQNNRKKFTVTQSGRNARTRYEILQDFDIMSFLQVILETGRTHQIRVHFAHVGHPVVGDPIYGGGIKYLLRHTKAENDLGNRVMTLVQRQMLHAHRIRFIHPITGVEIEIVAPIPEDFIAIEKVLSKK; encoded by the coding sequence ATCAGACAATCACGCTCAGAACAGGCTTATCATAGCGGTAAGACGAATGATCATGTTCTTGGAACCAAGTCATTTTTTCAAAAGAAAGATCAGGACTCAGACATATCAAGAAATGTATCGAATCAGTTGCGGACGTTTGTTGTTGCACAGGAATCAGATACGCGACTGGACATTTTTCTTTCCGATCGTATCCAAACGTTAAGCCGGTCGAAGATTTCCAACTTAATTCGCACCGGTTTGGTGACGGTCAATCGGGCAACTGTAAAGTCGGGCTATTCATTGCGAGGCGGCGATGAAATCAACGTCGTCCTCCCAACACCCGAACCGAGTGAAATTCCACCGGAAAATATCCCAATCCGAGTTTTATATGAAGACGAATATTTTATCGCAGTTGATAAAGCGCCGGGAATGGTTGTTCATCCTGGAGCCGGCGTTTTTCTGGGAACGCTAACCGGCGCGCTCCGGAATTATACGGATCGCCTAAGCATGGTAAATGGTCCTCTGAAGCCCGGATTAGTACACCGGTTAGATAAAGACACGAGCGGTGTCATTATTGCCGCCAAAAGCGATGAATCATACTGGAAAATTGCACGACTGTTTGCTGACAGGGAAATCTACAAAGAATACCGTGCGCTGGTTTGGGGAACACCTGAACCGCATATCGGTTTGATCGACGCGCCGATCGGAAGAAGTCAGAATAACCGGAAAAAATTTACCGTGACGCAATCGGGAAGAAATGCGCGGACGCGTTATGAAATCTTGCAAGATTTCGATATCATGTCGTTTCTTCAAGTGATTTTGGAAACCGGACGCACTCACCAGATCCGCGTCCATTTCGCACACGTCGGTCACCCAGTCGTCGGCGATCCGATCTACGGCGGCGGCATTAAATATCTGCTCCGCCACACGAAAGCAGAAAACGATCTGGGAAACCGCGTAATGACTTTAGTCCAACGCCAAATGCTCCACGCGCACCGGATTCGGTTTATCCACCCAATAACTGGCGTGGAAATCGAAATCGTGGCGCCGATTCCCGAAGATTTTATAGCCATTGAAAAAGTATTGTCGAAAAAATGA
- a CDS encoding tyrosine recombinase, whose protein sequence is MSEELTTQELLSRFTRYLKQERGYSAHTIEAYECDINQFFLFFAEYSNTVPIQINDIGKIAVRHYLGMLSEAGLEMTSISRKLASLKSFFKFLTIQKIIPRNPASMVKSPKTKKRLPIVISEEQITRVMEIPDSDTFIGQRNRAIMELFYSSGIRLNELLSLNIGDINFYNLTIRVLGKGSKERIVPFTKRANNALESYLKFRKEEFGDLKLESPLFISSLSRRISRPWVQKIVTALLKSVSEQDHLSPHTLRHSFASHLLDKGADLNAVKDMLGHSSLSTTQLYTHIQIGKLKEVYKQAHPHGE, encoded by the coding sequence ATGAGCGAAGAATTGACGACTCAGGAATTGCTATCGCGGTTCACCCGCTATCTTAAACAGGAACGCGGTTATTCGGCACACACGATTGAAGCCTACGAATGCGATATCAATCAGTTTTTTCTGTTTTTTGCCGAATATTCAAACACAGTCCCGATTCAAATCAATGACATTGGGAAAATCGCAGTTCGTCATTATCTCGGAATGCTTTCGGAAGCGGGTCTGGAAATGACGTCTATATCACGCAAGCTGGCATCTCTCAAGTCGTTTTTCAAATTTTTAACGATCCAAAAAATTATTCCGAGAAATCCGGCTTCTATGGTCAAATCACCAAAGACGAAAAAACGTCTGCCCATCGTCATTTCCGAAGAGCAGATCACCCGCGTGATGGAAATCCCGGATTCCGATACGTTCATCGGGCAACGCAACCGCGCAATTATGGAACTATTTTACAGTAGCGGTATCCGTCTGAACGAATTGCTGTCGCTCAACATCGGTGACATCAATTTTTATAACCTAACGATCCGCGTTTTAGGAAAAGGTTCCAAGGAGCGAATCGTTCCGTTCACAAAACGCGCAAATAACGCACTGGAATCGTATCTGAAATTCCGGAAAGAAGAGTTTGGAGACCTGAAGTTGGAAAGTCCGCTGTTCATCAGCAGTCTTAGCAGACGGATTTCAAGACCCTGGGTTCAGAAGATCGTCACCGCGCTTCTCAAATCAGTTTCCGAGCAGGATCATCTTAGTCCGCATACATTGCGGCATTCGTTCGCATCGCATCTGCTCGACAAAGGCGCGGATTTGAATGCCGTGAAAGATATGCTTGGGCATAGCAGTCTCAGCACGACACAACTTTATACGCACATTCAAATTGGAAAACTTAAGGAAGTCTACAAACAGGCTCATCCGCATGGTGAATAA
- the raiA gene encoding ribosomal subunit interface protein, producing the protein MNIELTSRHYEPSDRVKEHVNKELTNLSEFENLISKCKVILEKTKDGETITLTLHVSGKDMISTECTDDMVKSIDSAVEKMGRQLRKFKDKRISH; encoded by the coding sequence ATGAACATCGAACTGACATCGAGACACTATGAACCTTCTGACCGCGTGAAGGAACACGTCAACAAAGAACTCACTAACCTCAGTGAATTCGAGAATCTGATTTCCAAATGCAAGGTCATTCTTGAAAAAACCAAAGACGGAGAAACGATTACGCTCACACTTCATGTTTCGGGCAAGGACATGATCTCTACGGAATGCACTGATGACATGGTGAAGTCAATCGACTCCGCCGTAGAAAAAATGGGGCGGCAGTTACGTAAATTCAAAGATAAAAGGATTTCCCATTGA
- the hprK gene encoding HPr(Ser) kinase/phosphatase, protein MENYLTVENLFKDNRKKLRLSRINDGVGQERLIKSSKMNRPGLELSGFWDYFDKARIQLFGMKEKKYLDTLSEDGRISIFTKLFSTEIPAAIFAHGTKPFPEAISFANTHNISLMSTPLTTSHIVSQMMDYLDWHLAPTTVIHGSLVDVYGVGILFTGRSGIGKSEITLDLVERGQRLVADDLVKIIRRADNVIIGTGLENHEHLLEIRGLGIVDVKSVFGIRAIRQQKRIEVLVELLDWDENMAYERVGATQKSTKILGVAASYIKLPIYPGKNITVIAEVIALNHILNFMGKNAAKEFQKKLLATIRKKTQQNDLESYLKKDYE, encoded by the coding sequence ATGGAAAACTATTTGACAGTCGAAAATCTTTTCAAAGATAATCGCAAGAAACTGCGACTTAGCCGGATTAACGACGGCGTAGGTCAGGAACGGTTGATCAAATCGTCGAAAATGAATCGACCGGGACTCGAGCTTTCCGGATTCTGGGATTATTTCGACAAAGCCCGCATTCAGTTATTCGGAATGAAGGAGAAAAAATATCTCGATACTCTCTCCGAAGATGGACGTATCTCCATTTTTACTAAACTGTTTTCAACGGAAATTCCAGCCGCGATTTTCGCGCACGGTACAAAACCGTTTCCGGAAGCGATTTCTTTCGCCAACACACATAATATCTCGCTAATGTCCACACCGCTGACAACCAGCCACATCGTTTCACAGATGATGGATTATTTGGACTGGCATCTGGCGCCAACGACAGTCATTCATGGTTCTCTGGTCGATGTCTATGGCGTCGGTATTCTGTTTACGGGACGAAGCGGGATCGGAAAGAGTGAGATCACACTCGATCTTGTCGAGCGAGGACAGCGGCTCGTTGCTGACGACCTTGTCAAGATCATTCGCCGCGCCGACAACGTCATCATTGGAACTGGATTAGAAAACCATGAACATTTGCTCGAAATCCGCGGATTGGGAATCGTTGATGTGAAGAGCGTATTCGGAATCCGTGCGATTCGCCAACAGAAGCGCATCGAAGTGCTCGTCGAACTTCTGGACTGGGATGAGAACATGGCTTATGAACGAGTCGGAGCGACACAGAAAAGCACGAAAATTCTGGGCGTTGCGGCGTCATACATTAAACTACCAATTTATCCCGGAAAAAATATCACCGTCATCGCAGAAGTCATCGCCCTCAACCACATTCTAAATTTCATGGGCAAAAACGCCGCAAAGGAATTTCAGAAGAAACTGTTGGCGACCATTCGGAAAAAGACCCAGCAAAACGATCTCGAATCTTACCTAAAAAAGGATTATGAATAA
- a CDS encoding nucleotidyl transferase, whose translation MRAIIPAAGVGERLRPLTLTKPKVLLPVADKPILGHIYDRIILSGIRDATVIVGYKSQQVIDYSKSNFDLNFRFIHQTERRGLGHAVGLGLENIDEPVLILLGDTILDLNFSEFTKSRENVIGVMKVDDPRRFGMVELKDGWITRLVEKPKKFDGDLAIAGIYLIQNQSKLKSAVDQIIAENITTKGEFQLTDALQMMLSRGEKIKTEMIAACHDCGTRETLLKANRILLANLKQNGRQYPDTTIIPPVYIHPDAIIRESTIGPYVSIGAGAELTRTVVTDSIVSEKAILQDAILNNSLIGANAEVKGASGVFDLGDFSRQNLS comes from the coding sequence ATGAGAGCCATCATTCCGGCGGCAGGCGTCGGCGAACGACTCAGACCGCTGACATTGACCAAACCAAAAGTTCTGTTGCCTGTCGCCGACAAACCAATTCTCGGTCATATTTATGATCGGATCATCTTGTCCGGAATCCGGGACGCAACTGTTATCGTCGGCTACAAATCCCAACAGGTGATCGATTACTCGAAGTCGAACTTCGATCTGAACTTCCGATTCATCCACCAAACCGAACGGCGTGGCTTAGGTCATGCGGTTGGCTTGGGACTTGAAAACATCGATGAACCGGTTTTAATTTTGCTCGGCGATACAATTCTTGATTTGAATTTCTCCGAATTCACTAAAAGTAGAGAGAATGTCATCGGCGTCATGAAAGTCGACGATCCTCGACGGTTTGGCATGGTTGAACTCAAAGACGGATGGATAACCCGACTTGTCGAAAAGCCAAAGAAATTTGACGGCGATCTCGCCATTGCCGGGATTTACCTCATTCAAAATCAATCCAAGCTGAAGAGCGCTGTTGATCAGATCATTGCGGAAAATATCACGACCAAAGGCGAGTTTCAACTAACGGACGCTCTCCAGATGATGCTTTCTCGCGGAGAGAAAATTAAAACCGAAATGATCGCGGCATGTCATGATTGTGGCACGCGGGAAACATTGCTAAAAGCCAACCGCATTCTGCTCGCAAACCTTAAACAAAATGGAAGACAATACCCGGACACGACGATCATTCCCCCGGTTTACATTCATCCGGATGCGATCATTCGCGAATCAACTATCGGTCCATACGTCAGCATCGGCGCCGGAGCGGAATTGACTCGAACAGTCGTTACCGATTCAATCGTTTCCGAAAAAGCCATTTTGCAAGACGCAATTTTGAATAACAGCCTCATCGGCGCGAACGCCGAAGTCAAGGGCGCCAGCGGAGTTTTTGATCTGGGCGACTTTTCTCGACAGAATTTGAGTTGA
- a CDS encoding methionine adenosyltransferase, with protein sequence MKKYLFTSESVTEGHPDKVCDQVSDAILDALIVKDPESRVACETLTTTGLVMVAGEISTKIWVDIPTVVRQTLEKIGYTDPHFGLDCRSCSVITAIHEQSENIALGVNETENHEQGAGDQGLMFGYACDETPELMPLPISLANKITMRLAEVRKKGILNWVRPDGKSQVTVEYIDGVPQRVTSVVVAVHHNPEVSHEKIVADVRKYVIQPVCQEYLTPETKYYINATGIFTVGGPEADTGVTGRKIIVDTYGGMGRHGGGAFSGKDPSKVDRSASYMARYVAKNIVASGLASRCEVQLAYSIGVADPVSVRVDTFGTGKVDDDEIATAIWKVFPLKPAQIIKHLNLKRPIYMKTAAYGHFGREDDDFTWEKKDKAEELKNYFGDKK encoded by the coding sequence ATGAAAAAATATTTATTTACATCTGAATCCGTAACCGAAGGACATCCCGATAAAGTCTGCGATCAGGTTTCTGACGCAATTCTCGATGCTCTAATTGTAAAAGACCCAGAAAGCCGCGTCGCTTGTGAAACGCTCACGACGACAGGTTTGGTCATGGTTGCCGGCGAAATTTCCACGAAAATTTGGGTCGATATTCCCACCGTCGTCCGGCAAACGCTCGAAAAGATCGGCTACACCGATCCGCATTTCGGGCTCGATTGTCGGAGCTGCTCGGTCATCACCGCAATTCATGAACAAAGCGAGAATATCGCACTGGGCGTAAATGAAACAGAAAACCACGAGCAGGGCGCCGGAGATCAAGGCTTGATGTTTGGTTATGCGTGCGATGAAACACCGGAATTGATGCCATTGCCGATCAGCCTCGCCAATAAAATCACCATGCGTCTCGCGGAAGTTCGGAAAAAAGGCATCCTGAACTGGGTGCGCCCGGACGGAAAATCGCAAGTAACTGTAGAATATATCGACGGCGTACCTCAACGCGTTACCAGCGTCGTCGTTGCCGTTCATCACAATCCGGAAGTCTCGCACGAGAAGATCGTTGCCGACGTCCGTAAGTATGTCATCCAGCCGGTTTGTCAAGAATATTTGACTCCTGAAACGAAATATTACATCAACGCGACCGGTATTTTCACAGTCGGCGGACCGGAAGCGGATACCGGCGTAACCGGACGCAAGATTATCGTCGATACCTACGGCGGAATGGGTCGTCACGGCGGCGGTGCATTTTCCGGAAAAGATCCATCAAAAGTCGATCGATCCGCATCGTATATGGCGCGTTACGTCGCCAAGAATATCGTCGCTTCGGGGTTGGCTTCCCGCTGTGAAGTTCAATTGGCATATTCGATCGGCGTCGCCGATCCGGTTTCGGTTCGTGTCGATACGTTTGGAACCGGAAAAGTTGATGATGACGAAATCGCGACAGCGATTTGGAAAGTCTTTCCGCTCAAACCGGCGCAGATCATCAAACATTTGAATTTAAAACGCCCGATTTACATGAAAACAGCGGCTTATGGTCACTTCGGCCGCGAAGACGATGATTTTACATGGGAAAAGAAGGATAAAGCTGAAGAATTGAAAAATTATTTTGGAGATAAAAAATGA
- a CDS encoding adenosylhomocysteinase, with translation MIGKIKDIKLADAGRLKIEWAEAHMPVLMALKKKYIETKPLAGMRISGCLHVTKETAVLIKTLIAAGAEVAWSGCNPLSTQDDVAAALYADGVPIWAWRGLNTEEFYWCIEQTLQQKPTATLDDGADLVFTIHNKHPELAKQVLGGSEETTTGVHRLRAMGNAGKLLYPIVAVNDAETKWDFDNVYGTGQSSIDGILRATSILLAGKTFVVAGYGHCGKGVAMRAKGMGADVIATEVKPTAALKSILDGVRVMKMDEAAKIGDIFITATGMKEVIVKRHFEAMKDGAIVCNTGHYDCELDLKELETITVSKNEVRPNCVQYTLKNGKRIFVLAEGRLVNLAAAEGHPSEVMDMSFANQFMAVLFIAQKGAHLEKKVYDITEEQDQEIAQLKLETMSVSIDKLTESQIRYQTAYNEGT, from the coding sequence ATGATTGGAAAGATCAAAGACATTAAGCTCGCCGACGCTGGGCGGCTGAAAATTGAATGGGCAGAAGCGCACATGCCTGTTTTAATGGCGCTGAAAAAAAAATACATCGAAACGAAACCGCTCGCCGGGATGCGCATCAGCGGTTGTCTGCACGTCACCAAAGAAACGGCGGTCTTAATAAAAACACTCATCGCCGCAGGAGCGGAGGTAGCCTGGAGCGGTTGCAATCCATTAAGCACTCAGGACGATGTCGCCGCGGCTCTTTATGCCGATGGCGTTCCGATCTGGGCATGGCGCGGATTAAACACCGAAGAATTTTACTGGTGTATCGAGCAAACTCTTCAACAAAAACCAACGGCAACGCTTGATGACGGCGCCGACCTCGTTTTTACGATCCACAACAAACACCCTGAATTAGCCAAACAGGTGCTGGGCGGCTCGGAAGAAACGACCACCGGCGTGCATCGTCTCAGAGCAATGGGTAACGCCGGGAAACTTCTCTATCCGATCGTCGCTGTCAACGATGCCGAAACGAAGTGGGATTTCGATAACGTGTATGGAACCGGTCAATCGTCTATCGATGGAATTCTTCGGGCAACTTCCATTTTACTCGCCGGAAAGACATTCGTAGTCGCCGGCTACGGACATTGCGGCAAGGGCGTCGCTATGCGCGCTAAAGGGATGGGCGCAGATGTAATCGCAACCGAAGTCAAACCGACCGCCGCCTTGAAGTCAATTCTCGATGGTGTTCGCGTAATGAAGATGGACGAAGCCGCCAAGATCGGAGACATTTTCATCACCGCCACCGGTATGAAAGAAGTAATCGTCAAACGGCATTTCGAGGCAATGAAAGACGGCGCAATCGTTTGCAATACCGGGCATTACGACTGTGAACTTGATTTGAAAGAACTCGAAACGATAACGGTTTCCAAGAACGAAGTTCGTCCGAATTGCGTTCAATATACTCTGAAAAACGGAAAACGTATTTTCGTTCTTGCCGAAGGGCGTTTAGTCAACCTCGCCGCCGCCGAAGGGCATCCGTCCGAAGTCATGGATATGTCGTTCGCCAACCAGTTTATGGCGGTGTTATTTATCGCCCAAAAGGGCGCCCATCTGGAAAAGAAAGTGTACGACATTACCGAGGAGCAGGATCAGGAAATCGCCCAACTGAAATTGGAAACAATGAGTGTTTCCATCGACAAACTGACCGAATCACAGATTCGTTATCAGACCGCGTACAACGAAGGAACCTGA
- a CDS encoding MATE family efflux transporter: MIGMVVQSLYNVVDSIFVGRGVGMLGIAGIAIVFPIQMVMSAVAQMLGIGGASLISRSLGEGNLPRANRTFGNVLTGVIVIGAIFATLGNIFIDELLKLFGATDSILPYAKDYASIILFGSVLFSFAMATNGTIRAEGKAKVAMTTMLISAGLNTILDPIFIFWFGWGIKGAAWATVLSQAVTVVYLVYYFWAGKSILKLSRQDFMIDLKIMREIVAVGSASFFRMVSSSFIAVVANHSLKFYGGDVYIAIFGIINRLVAFVMMPMLGISMGVQPIAGYNFGAKRYDKARRAVHLGNKAATGISILGFLVLFLFPKALLSLFTTDQQLIEHGVPAMRIFVSSLPLLGFIITGGTLFQSIGKAKQALYLAVFRQICLIPLLLILPPLFRTTGIWLSFPITDVIFFFVTWEMYQRQMKDLSLKT; this comes from the coding sequence ATGATCGGAATGGTTGTCCAATCACTGTACAACGTCGTGGATTCGATTTTCGTCGGACGCGGTGTCGGCATGCTGGGAATTGCGGGAATCGCCATCGTTTTCCCGATCCAGATGGTTATGAGCGCGGTCGCGCAAATGCTGGGAATCGGCGGCGCATCGCTTATTTCGCGCAGTCTCGGCGAAGGAAACCTGCCGCGCGCCAACCGAACTTTCGGCAACGTTCTGACGGGAGTCATCGTGATCGGCGCGATTTTTGCGACGTTGGGCAACATCTTTATCGACGAACTGCTGAAACTGTTCGGCGCGACTGACTCGATCCTTCCGTACGCTAAAGATTACGCCAGCATCATCCTTTTCGGGTCAGTCCTTTTTTCTTTTGCTATGGCAACAAACGGAACCATTCGCGCCGAAGGCAAGGCGAAGGTCGCCATGACGACGATGCTGATTTCTGCCGGGCTGAATACGATCCTCGATCCGATTTTCATTTTCTGGTTCGGCTGGGGAATCAAAGGCGCCGCCTGGGCAACGGTTCTTTCTCAGGCCGTGACCGTCGTCTATCTCGTTTATTATTTTTGGGCGGGCAAAAGCATTCTGAAATTGTCCCGGCAGGATTTTATGATCGACCTGAAAATCATGCGCGAAATCGTCGCCGTCGGTTCCGCTTCATTTTTCAGGATGGTGTCATCGAGTTTCATCGCCGTCGTCGCGAATCACTCTTTGAAATTTTACGGCGGCGATGTGTATATCGCTATTTTTGGTATCATCAACCGGTTGGTGGCATTTGTGATGATGCCAATGTTGGGCATTTCCATGGGCGTCCAACCGATCGCCGGTTACAATTTCGGCGCGAAACGTTATGACAAAGCCCGACGAGCCGTTCATCTCGGAAACAAAGCCGCGACCGGTATTTCAATTCTCGGTTTTCTCGTGCTGTTTCTGTTTCCAAAAGCTCTCCTGAGTCTTTTTACAACCGACCAACAGTTGATCGAACACGGCGTTCCGGCAATGCGCATTTTCGTATCATCGCTTCCACTGCTTGGTTTTATCATCACCGGAGGCACACTTTTTCAGTCTATCGGAAAAGCCAAACAAGCGCTTTACCTTGCCGTATTCCGGCAGATTTGTCTCATCCCGTTACTGCTAATTCTTCCACCATTGTTCCGAACGACAGGAATCTGGCTTTCATTTCCGATCACAGACGTGATTTTCTTCTTTGTAACATGGGAAATGTATCAGCGGCAAATGAAGGACTTATCCCTCAAAACCTAA
- a CDS encoding flavodoxin produces the protein MKTLIVFATGKGTTEKCANLLAEKLTATKEIVNLKKGFPADYDTIVIGGSIHAGKIQGIVHKFIDSNRETLMKKRVGLFLCCLEEVEAELDKYFTTSFPQDLRDHAFTKGFFGGELVFSSLNPLIRFMMKKIAKTDQDIHRIHEDAIDRFAEIINQPL, from the coding sequence ATGAAAACATTGATCGTTTTTGCCACAGGCAAGGGCACAACGGAAAAGTGCGCGAATTTATTAGCGGAAAAACTGACCGCCACGAAAGAAATCGTCAATCTGAAAAAGGGCTTTCCGGCGGATTATGATACGATCGTCATCGGCGGATCGATTCACGCGGGGAAAATTCAAGGCATCGTTCACAAATTTATCGATAGTAACCGCGAGACATTGATGAAAAAACGCGTCGGGCTGTTTCTATGCTGTCTGGAAGAAGTCGAAGCCGAACTTGATAAATATTTCACTACTTCTTTCCCGCAGGATTTGCGCGATCACGCTTTTACCAAAGGTTTCTTCGGTGGCGAACTCGTTTTTTCAAGCCTGAATCCGCTGATACGATTCATGATGAAAAAAATTGCCAAAACCGATCAAGATATTCACAGAATCCACGAAGACGCCATTGACCGATTTGCGGAAATAATCAATCAGCCTCTCTGA
- a CDS encoding FMN-binding protein, with translation MKKFHLTRQTVVILAILTLSLTGCKKLDNFRKQIALIEIENIDLSQVKDGEYAGDYNTTFLKVSVLVKVKDHRIESIDLVKHENGRGKKAEVIPSLVVEKQSLKVDTISGATYSSLVILEAIELALKKGM, from the coding sequence ATGAAGAAATTTCATTTAACTCGACAGACGGTTGTTATTCTGGCGATTTTGACGCTCAGCCTGACCGGTTGTAAAAAACTGGATAATTTTCGCAAACAGATCGCCTTAATTGAAATCGAAAACATCGACCTTTCTCAAGTTAAAGATGGCGAATATGCCGGCGATTACAATACGACCTTCCTCAAAGTAAGCGTACTGGTGAAAGTGAAAGATCATCGCATCGAAAGCATTGATCTGGTTAAACACGAGAATGGACGCGGAAAAAAGGCGGAGGTGATTCCGTCTCTCGTCGTCGAAAAACAATCGCTGAAAGTCGATACAATTTCCGGAGCGACTTACAGCAGTTTGGTCATTCTTGAAGCCATTGAACTGGCGCTGAAAAAAGGAATGTAA
- a CDS encoding TetR/AcrR family transcriptional regulator has product MSGNEKNTEQLILDAARNVFIEKGFDGARMQEIADTAGINKALLHYYYRSKDQLFESVFRESLSTFFPRIFEVMSFPIELSEKIKLFIDSYIDIILQNPHIPAFILHELNRNPARITDILPFTEKTMSGLLSSLSQEIKTAGFIEISPEQLVTNMISLCIFPFIARPIIQPIFLGNDADRFDEFIQNRKTEVTQFILNALTKK; this is encoded by the coding sequence ATGAGCGGAAATGAAAAAAATACCGAACAACTCATTCTCGACGCCGCCCGAAACGTGTTCATCGAAAAGGGCTTCGACGGCGCTCGGATGCAGGAAATCGCTGACACCGCGGGAATCAACAAAGCGCTTCTTCACTACTACTACCGAAGTAAAGACCAACTTTTCGAATCGGTTTTCCGTGAATCGCTCAGCACCTTTTTCCCCCGCATCTTTGAAGTCATGAGTTTCCCGATCGAACTTTCCGAAAAAATTAAACTTTTCATCGATAGTTACATCGACATCATTCTGCAAAATCCGCACATTCCGGCTTTCATCTTGCATGAACTGAACCGAAATCCGGCACGCATTACGGATATTTTACCGTTTACCGAAAAAACCATGAGCGGATTGCTCTCATCTCTATCTCAAGAAATCAAAACTGCCGGCTTTATCGAAATCTCACCCGAACAGTTGGTAACCAATATGATCAGCCTTTGTATTTTTCCCTTCATTGCCAGACCGATCATTCAGCCTATCTTTTTGGGCAACGACGCCGACCGCTTTGACGAATTTATCCAAAACCGCAAAACAGAAGTAACTCAATTCATCCTTAATGCACTGACGAAAAAATGA
- a CDS encoding ATPase has translation MISISAEHLDKSYKRTRALEDVSFHIDKGELFGFIGPDGSGKTTLIRILTTLIVPNAGYATVESLDVVKDYKKLRTILGYMPGRFSLYPDLTVEENLEFYASIFDTTIHENYHLIRDIYLQIEPFKNRLAGKLSGGMKQKLALSCAMIHKPTVLVLDEPTTGVDAVSRVEFWEMLKKLKSEGVTIVVSTPYMEEAGLCDRVALMQFGKIMKIAPPRQIIDEYRRNLFSVKAENTYKLIEDLQRFPETGSAFPFGQSVHFTPNSSAFLPKSLIDFLILNGHQNPDVHPIEPSIEDCFMELMSDSTNTGDISKP, from the coding sequence GTGATTTCCATTTCAGCTGAACATCTTGACAAATCCTACAAGCGTACTCGCGCGCTGGAAGATGTTTCATTTCACATCGACAAAGGCGAACTGTTTGGATTTATCGGCCCGGACGGTTCCGGCAAGACGACGCTTATTCGAATTCTCACGACGCTTATTGTTCCCAACGCTGGATACGCTACAGTAGAAAGTCTTGACGTCGTGAAAGATTACAAGAAATTGCGGACGATTCTTGGTTACATGCCGGGCAGATTCTCGCTATATCCTGATTTGACAGTTGAGGAAAACCTAGAATTTTACGCCTCGATATTTGACACGACGATCCATGAAAATTATCATCTGATTCGTGACATATACTTACAAATCGAACCGTTTAAAAACCGGTTAGCGGGAAAACTTTCCGGCGGAATGAAACAGAAACTCGCTCTTTCTTGTGCGATGATCCACAAACCGACCGTTTTAGTGCTGGACGAGCCAACGACCGGTGTCGATGCGGTTTCTCGCGTCGAGTTTTGGGAAATGCTGAAAAAATTGAAATCCGAAGGCGTGACAATCGTCGTCTCGACCCCCTACATGGAAGAAGCGGGATTGTGCGACCGAGTTGCTTTGATGCAGTTTGGAAAAATCATGAAAATCGCTCCGCCCCGGCAAATCATCGACGAATACCGCAGAAATCTCTTTTCTGTTAAAGCGGAAAATACTTATAAACTGATCGAAGACCTGCAACGTTTTCCGGAAACAGGAAGCGCGTTTCCCTTCGGTCAAAGTGTTCATTTCACGCCGAATTCGTCGGCGTTCCTCCCGAAAAGTTTGATTGATTTTCTCATTCTAAACGGTCACCAAAATCCGGATGTTCACCCGATCGAACCCAGCATCGAAGATTGTTTTATGGAACTGATGAGCGACTCGACTAACACCGGAGACATTTCAAAACCATGA